The nucleotide sequence TTTATCATTTGTGCCTGAAGCTCTTCCACCACCAAATGGCTGCTGACCAACAACTGCTCCGGTTGGTTTATCATTTATATAAAAATTTCCAGCAGCATTTCTTAATCTATTAGACATTTTAACAATTACATTTCTATCTTGTGCAAAGATTGCACCTGTTAATGCATAGGGAGAAGTTTCATCGCATAATGTCAAAGCTTCATCAAGTTTGTTATCATCATAAACATATATTGTTAAAACTGGTCCGAATATTTCTTCCTGCATCGTTTTAAATTTTGGATTAGTTGTAAAGATAGTTGTTGGTTCAATAAAATATCCTTTTGAATCATCAAAGTTACCACCGGTGATTATCTCAGCTTCGTTAGATGCTTTTGCATATTTGATATATTCGGTGATTGTCTTAAATGCACCTTTATCAATTACAGCACCCATAAAGTTCGTGAAGTCTTCCACATCACCCATTTTTATTTTACCAACTTCAGCTACATATTTTTCTTTGAACTCTTTCCAGATTGATTTAGGAATATACATTCTTGAAGCTGCAGAACATTTTTGTCCTTGATACTCAAATGCACCCCGTAAAGCTGCAACAACAAGTGCATCAACATCTGCAGAATTATGAGCAAAAATAAAATCTTTACCGCCGGTTTCTCCAACTATGCGTGGATAGTATTTCATATTTTTTAAATTGTCCGAAATTGTTTTCCACATATTCTGAAAAACTTCAGTCGAACCGGTAAAGTGAACACCTGCAAGATTTGGATTTGTAAATGCCGGTGTTCCAACCTGTCCACCAGAACCGGGGACAAAATTAATAACTCCTTTCGGTAAACCAGCTTCTTCAAATAATTTCATCAACCAGTAAGCTGAATAAACTGCACTCGATGCTGGCTTCCATAAACTAACATTACCTACAATCGCCGGTGCAGTTGGAAGATTTCCAGCAATCGATGTGAAGTTAAATGGTGTAACGGCAAAGATAAAACCTTCAAGAGCTCTGTACTCCGATCTGTTCCACATTCCATAAGGTGAATATGGCTGCTCTTTCATTAATT is from Ignavibacteriota bacterium and encodes:
- the pruA gene encoding L-glutamate gamma-semialdehyde dehydrogenase; this translates as MSNAYFKVPHPINEPVKSYKPGSPEREELKKKLIELKSKKIEVPLIIGGEEVKTGNTEEMRIPHNHSHVLGVYHKASKKEVDMAVEAALEARKEWAEMPWEHRVSVFLKIADLLAGPWRSTINAATMLGQSKTVYQAEIDSAAELVDFYRFNCHYTTELMKEQPYSPYGMWNRSEYRALEGFIFAVTPFNFTSIAGNLPTAPAIVGNVSLWKPASSAVYSAYWLMKLFEEAGLPKGVINFVPGSGGQVGTPAFTNPNLAGVHFTGSTEVFQNMWKTISDNLKNMKYYPRIVGETGGKDFIFAHNSADVDALVVAALRGAFEYQGQKCSAASRMYIPKSIWKEFKEKYVAEVGKIKMGDVEDFTNFMGAVIDKGAFKTITEYIKYAKASNEAEIITGGNFDDSKGYFIEPTTIFTTNPKFKTMQEEIFGPVLTIYVYDDNKLDEALTLCDETSPYALTGAIFAQDRNVIVKMSNRLRNAAGNFYINDKPTGAVVGQQPFGGGRASGTNDKAGSAMNILRWMTARTIKETFDPPKDWRYPFMGEK